One genomic segment of Heliomicrobium undosum includes these proteins:
- a CDS encoding thiazole synthase, whose amino-acid sequence MDRLVIGGRELKSRLFIGSGKFADERIIGDIVAQTGVEVVTVALRRVSLSGDGENILHCIPKECVLLPNTSGARTAEEAIRIARLARAAGCGNWVKIEVISDNKYLLPDNNETIKATRVLAEEGFVVLPYMHPDLYAAKELERAGAAAVMPLGAPIGTNRGLKTKEIVRILIEECSVPVIVDAGIGKPSEAAEAMEMGAAACLVNTAIATAGDPLVMARAFSQAVEAGRLAYLAQPGETTEYARASSPLTGFLGS is encoded by the coding sequence ATGGATCGATTGGTCATCGGCGGGCGGGAACTGAAAAGCCGCCTATTCATCGGCAGCGGCAAATTCGCGGACGAGCGCATCATCGGCGACATCGTCGCCCAGACAGGCGTGGAGGTCGTCACGGTGGCCCTGCGGCGCGTCAGCCTCTCCGGCGACGGTGAAAACATCCTGCATTGCATCCCCAAAGAGTGTGTCCTGTTGCCCAACACCTCCGGGGCCCGGACGGCGGAAGAGGCCATCCGCATCGCCCGCCTAGCCCGCGCCGCCGGCTGCGGCAACTGGGTGAAGATTGAGGTCATCTCCGACAACAAGTACCTGCTGCCGGACAACAACGAGACGATCAAAGCGACCCGCGTCCTCGCTGAGGAGGGCTTTGTTGTCCTCCCCTACATGCACCCCGACCTCTACGCCGCCAAGGAACTGGAGCGGGCCGGAGCCGCCGCTGTCATGCCCCTCGGCGCCCCCATCGGCACTAACCGGGGCTTAAAGACGAAGGAGATCGTCCGCATCCTCATCGAGGAGTGCAGCGTCCCTGTCATCGTCGACGCCGGCATCGGCAAGCCCTCCGAAGCAGCGGAAGCCATGGAGATGGGTGCTGCCGCCTGCCTCGTCAACACGGCCATCGCCACCGCCGGCGATCCCCTCGTCATGGCGCGCGCCTTCAGCCAGGCCGTTGAGGCCGGCCGCCTCGCCTATTTGGCCCAGCCGGGCGAAACGACCGAATACGCCCGGGCTAGTTCGCCCTTGACGGGCTTTTTGGGGAGTTAA
- the cas8g1 gene encoding type I-G CRISPR-associated protein Cas8g1/Csx17: MRETPLNGCPSEPIIHYLKALGAHRLLAKQTELPVKGAWKDGCYHLSGLPDESSIISFFLDQYTPTPILAPWNGGSGFWGGPTASGTLETVKQSSHPRFSLLRDAIETIQQFIDHNRLKKPGNLKQKDREAQKQRMIRWLRSWMSDDFALWLDALCLFTDDRLSMAPLLGSGGNDGNLEFSNVYMRCLAQILPLNEGPIDEAFRNSSKAWLEKSLFDRGAPRLVEDTSSGQYHPGSVGGLNGTQGFSAGALTNPWDFVLMMEGMLLFAGVVTRRLQAQGRQRISFPFTVYLSQGGATTVAVSENQQSEIWLPLWERPAYFPEVARLMAEGRMQIGRRQAETASDSARAAVAYGVQRGLSSFERVGLIVRNGKSRFAVPLGRLQIKEQPKIHLLNQIDPWVQHFFREIRNSDASNRLRRAGASLEAAIFAYAQDEHAERLHDLMYALSNAETALYYSMKSNRKFRIHPLPYLSKEWFMNANDGSPEYRLAAGMTCLAVWGDTIEKPRKVILPTMREYLSPVRYIAEQRRLTWVSDWREDAWSQGPLPQNIIHLFLRRYQTYCRVTSQRKAPILGLSLVPLADITRFIEGDVDDEKIERLIFAFSLLSPQYQPKSHEQTGLSDLEWPMSRLYGLCKLQYHHRPLPQTEHLEATDSTGLPTDTTLLKRLVNGDPDGAVDIALRRLRTAGLIPLATGGSHTPSRKPAFSVSREKCTRLGAALLFPISDTDIRRVMHRVLRPLTRG; encoded by the coding sequence ATGCGTGAGACACCCCTTAACGGCTGTCCTTCAGAACCGATCATTCATTACCTAAAAGCGCTGGGCGCACATCGTCTGCTTGCCAAGCAAACCGAACTGCCGGTAAAGGGCGCTTGGAAAGACGGTTGCTATCATCTTTCCGGTCTGCCGGATGAGTCATCCATCATCTCCTTTTTCTTAGATCAATACACCCCCACCCCGATCTTGGCGCCCTGGAATGGCGGCTCGGGGTTCTGGGGAGGCCCGACAGCCTCCGGAACATTAGAGACGGTCAAACAATCGAGTCATCCCCGTTTTTCCTTGTTGCGCGACGCAATCGAAACGATTCAACAGTTCATCGACCATAACCGGCTAAAAAAACCGGGCAATCTTAAGCAGAAGGATAGGGAAGCGCAAAAGCAACGAATGATCCGGTGGCTGCGCTCCTGGATGTCCGATGATTTCGCCCTGTGGTTGGATGCGCTATGCCTCTTTACCGATGATCGCTTATCTATGGCCCCATTGTTGGGAAGCGGCGGCAATGACGGCAATCTGGAGTTTTCCAATGTCTACATGCGATGCCTCGCACAAATTCTTCCATTAAATGAAGGTCCGATTGATGAAGCGTTCCGCAACAGCAGCAAAGCATGGCTGGAAAAATCACTATTTGATCGAGGCGCCCCCCGGCTCGTCGAAGACACCTCATCCGGTCAATACCATCCTGGCAGCGTCGGCGGACTCAACGGCACACAGGGCTTTTCAGCCGGGGCATTAACCAATCCATGGGACTTTGTTCTGATGATGGAAGGAATGCTTCTCTTTGCGGGCGTCGTGACTCGCCGGTTGCAGGCGCAAGGAAGACAACGGATTTCATTCCCCTTTACGGTCTACCTTTCCCAAGGTGGCGCAACAACGGTAGCCGTGAGCGAAAACCAACAATCGGAGATTTGGCTGCCTCTCTGGGAGCGTCCCGCTTACTTCCCGGAAGTGGCCCGTCTCATGGCCGAGGGGCGGATGCAGATCGGTCGACGCCAGGCTGAAACCGCTTCTGACTCTGCTCGCGCCGCCGTCGCTTACGGCGTGCAAAGAGGTTTGTCCTCCTTTGAACGCGTTGGGCTTATCGTTCGCAATGGAAAGTCACGTTTCGCCGTGCCGCTGGGACGCCTACAGATCAAAGAGCAACCAAAAATCCATTTGCTGAATCAAATCGACCCATGGGTGCAGCATTTTTTCCGGGAGATCCGCAACTCTGATGCGTCCAACCGCCTGCGAAGAGCCGGCGCTTCACTGGAAGCGGCGATATTCGCCTATGCCCAGGACGAGCACGCTGAACGCCTCCACGATCTGATGTACGCGCTATCCAATGCAGAAACAGCGTTATATTACAGCATGAAAAGCAACCGGAAGTTCCGGATTCATCCCCTGCCCTATCTATCCAAAGAGTGGTTTATGAACGCAAACGACGGCTCGCCTGAATACCGATTGGCTGCCGGAATGACATGCTTGGCAGTATGGGGGGACACCATCGAAAAACCGCGAAAAGTCATCCTTCCCACTATGCGCGAATACCTCTCTCCAGTCCGGTATATTGCAGAACAACGGCGATTGACATGGGTAAGCGATTGGCGTGAGGACGCATGGAGCCAAGGACCGCTGCCGCAAAACATTATCCACCTGTTCTTGCGCCGTTATCAAACCTATTGCCGCGTCACATCACAACGCAAAGCGCCGATCCTTGGACTATCCCTGGTTCCATTAGCCGATATCACCCGATTCATCGAAGGGGATGTTGACGATGAGAAAATTGAACGCCTCATTTTCGCTTTTTCGTTGCTCTCTCCCCAATATCAGCCGAAGTCACATGAACAAACAGGGTTATCTGATCTGGAATGGCCAATGAGCCGACTCTATGGCTTATGCAAATTACAGTACCATCACCGGCCGCTTCCGCAGACTGAACATTTAGAGGCGACTGATTCCACTGGCTTGCCGACGGATACAACCCTGCTGAAACGCTTGGTCAACGGAGATCCCGATGGCGCCGTAGACATTGCATTACGACGACTGCGAACAGCGGGACTCATCCCGCTGGCGACAGGAGGAAGCCACACCCCCTCGCGAAAGCCAGCTTTTTCCGTAAGCCGCGAGAAGTGCACGCGCTTGGGGGCCGCTCTACTGTTTCCTATCTCCGACACCGATATCCGCCGTGTGATGCATCGGGTGTTACGCCCATTGACCCGGGGATAA
- the cheB gene encoding chemotaxis-specific protein-glutamate methyltransferase CheB, with the protein MKKIRVVLVDDSPVALFVLKKILSRAEHIEVAATATDGRQALALIPMVDPDVVCTDLHMPEMDGLELTRRLMEEFPKPIMVMSAVDGNAERTFQVLQAGALEFVDKPAGLAEKALNDKAKEIIDKISVLAGVKVFRRRNRQPQMQSPLGHGQPIAAPAVIGIGASTGGPTAFTEILREVIFDVPVPIVAVQHMAAGFMKAFVHHLNGFSRIEAKLAEDGEKMRPGRLYFAPEDFHLEVERGGCLRLTRSAPMEGHRPSVGVLLASLARQYGADSWGILLTGMGKDGATALKAIRDAGGLTIAQDEASCAVYGMPGEAEKIGAACRFMTPRRIGQLLAGLGTNKR; encoded by the coding sequence ATGAAGAAGATCCGCGTGGTCCTCGTAGACGATTCGCCGGTGGCGCTTTTTGTACTGAAGAAGATCCTCTCCCGGGCTGAACACATCGAGGTGGCGGCAACGGCGACAGACGGGCGCCAAGCCTTGGCCTTGATCCCCATGGTGGATCCGGATGTGGTCTGCACCGATTTGCACATGCCTGAGATGGATGGTCTCGAATTGACGCGCCGGCTGATGGAGGAGTTCCCGAAGCCGATCATGGTCATGAGCGCCGTTGACGGCAACGCCGAACGGACCTTCCAGGTCCTCCAGGCAGGGGCGCTCGAGTTTGTCGACAAACCGGCCGGATTGGCCGAAAAGGCACTGAACGACAAGGCGAAGGAGATCATTGATAAGATCAGCGTCCTGGCCGGGGTCAAGGTCTTTCGCCGGCGTAACCGGCAGCCCCAAATGCAATCACCGCTGGGACATGGGCAGCCGATCGCTGCCCCGGCTGTGATCGGCATCGGCGCCTCAACAGGCGGACCGACGGCCTTTACGGAGATCCTGCGCGAAGTCATATTCGATGTTCCTGTGCCCATTGTGGCTGTCCAGCACATGGCTGCCGGCTTCATGAAAGCCTTCGTTCATCACCTGAACGGATTTTCCCGGATCGAGGCGAAACTGGCGGAAGACGGAGAGAAGATGCGCCCCGGCCGGCTGTATTTCGCTCCTGAAGATTTTCATCTCGAGGTTGAGCGGGGCGGTTGCCTGCGCTTGACTCGATCTGCCCCGATGGAGGGCCACCGGCCGTCGGTCGGCGTCCTGTTGGCGTCGCTGGCGCGCCAGTACGGAGCTGACAGTTGGGGCATCCTGCTGACAGGGATGGGTAAAGACGGCGCCACCGCCCTCAAGGCTATCCGTGACGCCGGCGGCCTCACCATCGCCCAGGACGAGGCCAGTTGCGCCGTCTACGGCATGCCCGGCGAGGCAGAAAAAATCGGCGCCGCCTGCCGGTTCATGACGCCGCGGCGGATCGGTCAACTGCTGGCCGGGCTGGGGACGAATAAACGATAA
- the cas3g gene encoding type I-G CRISPR-associated helicase/endonuclease Cas3g, translated as MFGLDYEGFFSYITGHDPYPFQSRFACLERWPDTIELPTGCGKTETAVLRWLWKTITATKSSEQPSPHRLVYCLPMRILVEQTTQRISRWLDNYESYIKKSGLTGVEKPYLITLMGGVEYKRWDIEPEKPGVIIGTQDMLLSRALNRGYAISRYRWPIEFGLLNNDCLWVMDETQLMGSAVTTSAQLNAFRKNFKTFGDCHTVWMSATLQPDCLKTVDHPQPPTEQHFSLSPDDFANEILSERIHAGKEVKELKLSVPTNNAKYPSALAEAILRVHRERQRTIIIMNTVKRAQMLYESLTGVQQKSNRTRKKSDAVQSQMPDTVLIHAQMRHPERNAALQRILSFKAGEENSPGQMSHGQIIVSTQVIEAGIDISSSVLITELAPWMNIVQRMGRLNRDGKSRDAQLFWIDVADKHSAPYAPEAIQRSRRILQAINGEMVTSTSLPEASPEEELALDVLRKQDLLDLFNTTADLSGNDIDVSRFVRNTKNGDVFFCWRSLNRQPPSPDIPRPLHQELCPVVIHEAQTFIKDHVGHAWVWDLLDREWRSYRPHDLYPGQVILIDAEAGGYDRSLGWSPQKTEPVPVVQINDIHPNESSGDDHYSFQKQWLSLADHSADVARHATRLLQSLDLPDLETYHPDIYAAAICHDIGKGHETFQTTLLSDLGDSEKGERLGTIWAKSPCPPKHHQRPHFRHEFASLLMLLAHDSIQVPNPNGHEPLSISDLSRYLVASHHGHVRIGIQSYPLPQRERASGREHMILGIQDGDSVPPVDLGFPFPATTLSLDWASLGGPDEERPSWLMRSLTLLDRLGPFRLAFLEALLRAADIRASMSVEGETCSVNA; from the coding sequence TTGTTTGGTTTGGACTATGAAGGCTTTTTCTCCTACATAACCGGACATGACCCTTATCCTTTCCAAAGCCGCTTTGCTTGCTTAGAAAGATGGCCGGATACAATTGAACTCCCAACTGGCTGCGGCAAAACAGAGACGGCAGTACTACGATGGCTCTGGAAAACCATCACAGCCACAAAATCATCCGAACAGCCTAGTCCCCACCGACTGGTCTACTGTTTGCCGATGCGTATTTTAGTTGAGCAAACGACCCAGCGAATCAGCCGTTGGCTCGATAATTACGAATCGTATATCAAAAAAAGCGGCCTTACGGGAGTTGAGAAACCTTACCTTATCACCTTGATGGGCGGAGTGGAGTACAAGCGCTGGGATATAGAGCCGGAAAAACCAGGCGTCATCATAGGTACACAGGATATGCTGTTGTCTCGGGCGTTAAACCGAGGATACGCTATCAGCCGATACCGATGGCCCATTGAGTTTGGTTTGTTAAACAATGATTGTCTCTGGGTGATGGATGAAACGCAGTTGATGGGTTCGGCAGTCACCACATCGGCTCAACTCAATGCATTTCGTAAAAACTTCAAAACCTTTGGTGACTGCCATACTGTCTGGATGTCGGCCACATTGCAACCGGATTGCTTAAAAACCGTTGACCATCCGCAACCGCCAACAGAACAACACTTCTCCTTGTCACCAGATGATTTTGCCAACGAAATCCTCTCCGAGAGAATTCACGCAGGCAAAGAAGTCAAGGAATTAAAACTGTCCGTGCCAACAAACAACGCAAAATATCCTTCTGCGCTTGCAGAGGCCATTCTACGCGTTCATCGCGAAAGACAACGAACCATTATTATCATGAACACAGTTAAGCGAGCGCAGATGTTGTACGAGTCCTTAACCGGCGTGCAACAAAAGTCAAACCGCACCAGAAAGAAGAGTGATGCTGTACAAAGCCAAATGCCCGATACCGTATTGATCCACGCCCAGATGCGCCATCCGGAACGGAACGCCGCGCTCCAGCGAATCCTGAGCTTCAAGGCTGGAGAAGAGAACTCGCCTGGACAAATGTCGCATGGACAAATCATCGTGAGCACTCAAGTGATAGAAGCGGGAATCGATATCTCATCCAGTGTGCTGATCACCGAGTTAGCCCCTTGGATGAACATTGTTCAGCGAATGGGACGCTTAAACCGGGATGGGAAAAGCCGTGATGCGCAACTGTTCTGGATCGACGTTGCTGATAAACATTCAGCGCCATACGCCCCAGAGGCAATACAGCGTTCCCGCCGTATCCTGCAAGCGATCAACGGCGAAATGGTCACCTCAACCTCCCTTCCAGAGGCGTCGCCGGAGGAAGAACTGGCGCTCGACGTGCTGCGCAAGCAAGATCTTCTCGATTTGTTTAACACGACAGCCGACTTAAGCGGAAACGACATCGACGTGTCAAGGTTTGTCCGCAACACCAAAAACGGGGATGTATTTTTTTGCTGGCGATCATTAAATCGCCAGCCCCCCAGTCCAGATATTCCCCGACCTCTTCACCAAGAATTATGTCCTGTCGTCATCCATGAAGCCCAAACATTTATTAAGGACCATGTGGGTCATGCTTGGGTATGGGATCTCCTTGACCGAGAATGGCGCTCCTACCGCCCCCATGATCTATACCCTGGACAAGTCATCCTCATCGACGCTGAAGCGGGCGGGTATGACAGGAGTCTCGGCTGGTCGCCTCAAAAAACAGAACCTGTGCCCGTTGTTCAAATAAACGACATACATCCAAATGAATCATCGGGCGATGATCATTACTCATTCCAGAAACAATGGCTCAGCTTGGCGGACCATAGCGCAGATGTCGCCCGTCATGCAACGCGGTTGTTACAGTCATTGGACCTCCCCGATCTCGAAACCTATCACCCTGACATATACGCGGCTGCTATCTGCCACGACATAGGAAAGGGCCACGAAACCTTCCAGACTACCTTGTTATCCGATCTCGGCGATTCAGAAAAGGGCGAACGTCTTGGAACCATATGGGCCAAGTCGCCCTGCCCCCCTAAACATCATCAACGGCCTCATTTCCGTCATGAATTTGCCAGCCTCTTGATGCTGTTAGCCCACGATTCCATTCAAGTTCCTAATCCTAATGGTCATGAACCCCTGTCAATTTCCGATTTATCAAGATATCTCGTGGCAAGTCATCATGGACATGTGCGAATCGGGATTCAGTCTTATCCCCTTCCTCAAAGGGAGAGAGCAAGTGGAAGGGAACACATGATCCTTGGCATTCAAGACGGAGATTCTGTCCCGCCAGTTGATTTAGGTTTTCCCTTTCCCGCCACCACCCTATCGTTAGACTGGGCAAGTCTTGGCGGTCCCGATGAAGAAAGACCGTCATGGCTGATGCGCAGCCTGACACTGTTAGATCGGCTAGGACCGTTTCGACTCGCCTTTCTGGAAGCGTTGCTTCGGGCCGCCGATATTCGCGCGAGTATGTCTGTGGAGGGAGAGACATGCAGTGTTAATGCGTGA
- the thiH gene encoding 2-iminoacetate synthase ThiH — MHSFYEQIEAYASFDFAGFLERVTPRQVDLVLKKDFLSPLDFLALLSPAASERLEAIAQKAHRLTRQHFGRVIQLYTPIYLANHCVNRCLYCNFNHRNDIQRRQLTEAEIEGEAEAIAATGLRQILLLTGEKPGKDALDYLIRAVDIVHRHFTAVGIEVNPMDVEEYRRLAAAGVDSLTIYQEVYDRAVYDRLHPAGPKKDYRWRLDGPQRGCQAGFRAVNIGALLGLNHWPSEAFFTGLHASYLQNKYLGTEIGIAVPRIKAGPGSYQPEAPVADRDLVQILLAFRLFMPRAGITLSTREPAELRNHLLPLGITRMSAGSNTAVGGHIDDEADEGQFRVSDERSVDEVRQMLIARGYQPVHQDWHSLT, encoded by the coding sequence ATGCACTCTTTTTATGAACAGATCGAGGCTTACGCCAGCTTTGACTTCGCCGGTTTTCTGGAGCGCGTCACCCCACGGCAGGTCGATCTTGTCCTGAAAAAGGACTTCCTTTCTCCCCTCGACTTTTTGGCGCTGCTCTCCCCCGCCGCCTCGGAACGCTTGGAGGCGATAGCCCAAAAGGCCCACCGCCTGACGCGCCAGCACTTTGGCCGCGTCATCCAACTGTACACGCCCATCTACCTCGCCAATCACTGTGTCAACCGCTGCCTTTACTGCAACTTCAACCACCGCAACGACATCCAGCGACGGCAATTGACGGAGGCAGAGATCGAAGGGGAAGCGGAAGCCATCGCCGCCACGGGGCTGCGGCAAATCCTCCTGCTCACCGGTGAAAAACCGGGCAAGGATGCCCTCGACTACCTGATCCGCGCCGTAGACATTGTCCATCGTCACTTCACCGCCGTCGGGATTGAAGTCAACCCGATGGATGTGGAGGAATACCGCCGCCTGGCTGCAGCCGGTGTGGACAGCCTCACCATCTACCAGGAGGTCTATGACCGGGCCGTCTACGACCGCCTTCACCCCGCCGGGCCAAAAAAAGACTACCGCTGGCGTCTCGACGGGCCGCAGCGCGGTTGTCAGGCCGGCTTCCGTGCCGTCAACATCGGCGCCTTGCTGGGTCTCAACCACTGGCCGTCAGAAGCCTTTTTCACGGGTCTCCACGCCAGTTACCTGCAAAACAAATACCTCGGGACAGAGATCGGCATCGCCGTCCCCCGCATCAAGGCCGGCCCCGGCAGCTATCAGCCGGAAGCGCCCGTGGCGGACCGCGACCTCGTCCAGATCCTGCTCGCCTTCCGCCTCTTCATGCCCCGCGCCGGTATCACCTTGTCCACAAGGGAACCGGCTGAACTGCGCAACCACCTGCTCCCCCTCGGCATCACCCGCATGTCGGCTGGCTCCAACACGGCCGTCGGCGGTCACATCGACGACGAGGCCGACGAGGGCCAGTTCCGCGTCTCTGACGAGCGTTCCGTCGACGAGGTGCGCCAGATGCTGATCGCCAGGGGGTACCAGCCGGTTCACCAGGATTGGCACAGCCTGACCTAA
- the csb2 gene encoding type I-G CRISPR-associated protein Csb2, whose amino-acid sequence MIGMEINFLAGKYHATPWGKSCNEGIPEWPPSPWRILRALTAIWMQTMPEITRAEMMRLLTPLTALPCYVLPPTSVGHSRHYMPIVEGSQYGSGLVIDAFVAIDRATPLQVIWPNVNYTPADLEILSKLVGNVTYLGRADSWTQCRIISDLSQPAVNCVPLSVGSLPLFARRTEHLRLLTLFGVQGDTLIDVLLLQTGINRGANKSIDPPHARWVTYLRSTDTQKTLPVRDRRDKPLDYVAACFALDRVPLPSVLETLRVGEQTRIAVMGLFGRLFEGRISVTLSGRVDGQPAKGHRHAFYLPVDTDGDGYLDHIVVYSPAGFTVQELLAFETLNEIPWGVHDHDGSKTQQRLRLMLLGLYKMGDLTANLPQLFGPSRRWRSATPLVLTRHPKCYRDGRLKCHANGEQIDGPEDQIRKEWNKHYADRHEWANLVSIKCSSTIMARPDHPVRCLSFKTIRQRGKGHSAGLSYSLTLEFDNPVSGPLAFGYGNHYGLGMFVPDLG is encoded by the coding sequence ATGATCGGAATGGAAATCAATTTCCTTGCCGGCAAATATCACGCCACACCGTGGGGAAAGAGTTGCAATGAAGGCATCCCCGAGTGGCCACCCTCGCCGTGGCGGATTCTTCGGGCGCTAACAGCCATTTGGATGCAGACGATGCCGGAAATCACGCGCGCCGAGATGATGAGACTGTTGACTCCCCTGACAGCCCTCCCCTGCTATGTGCTCCCTCCGACATCTGTCGGTCACTCGCGACATTACATGCCTATCGTCGAGGGAAGCCAATACGGTTCCGGCTTGGTCATCGATGCCTTTGTAGCGATCGATCGCGCTACGCCTCTGCAGGTGATATGGCCGAATGTAAACTACACGCCTGCTGATCTTGAGATTTTATCTAAACTTGTTGGCAATGTTACCTACCTTGGGCGAGCCGATTCATGGACGCAATGCCGAATCATCTCGGACCTGTCTCAACCTGCGGTGAACTGTGTCCCATTGTCTGTCGGTTCTCTTCCGCTTTTCGCCCGAAGGACGGAACATTTGCGGCTGTTAACGTTGTTCGGTGTTCAAGGCGACACGCTGATCGATGTCTTGCTCCTTCAAACAGGAATAAACCGAGGCGCGAACAAGTCCATTGACCCGCCCCATGCCCGGTGGGTGACATACCTGCGTTCCACAGATACCCAAAAAACACTCCCAGTTAGAGATAGGCGCGATAAGCCCCTGGATTATGTGGCAGCCTGTTTTGCCCTCGATCGTGTACCGCTTCCGTCTGTCCTGGAGACCCTTCGGGTTGGTGAACAAACTCGTATCGCCGTTATGGGACTCTTTGGCAGACTGTTTGAAGGACGTATCTCCGTCACCCTGTCCGGCAGGGTAGACGGTCAGCCCGCCAAAGGACATCGCCATGCCTTCTATCTTCCTGTTGATACAGACGGAGACGGCTATCTTGACCACATTGTCGTCTATTCCCCGGCAGGGTTTACTGTTCAAGAATTGCTCGCCTTTGAAACCCTCAACGAGATCCCTTGGGGCGTCCATGACCACGATGGTTCTAAAACCCAGCAACGACTGCGGTTAATGCTGCTGGGTCTTTACAAGATGGGAGACCTGACGGCGAATCTGCCGCAGCTTTTTGGACCTTCCCGGCGTTGGAGATCGGCCACTCCCCTTGTGCTAACCCGACATCCCAAATGCTATCGAGACGGGCGACTAAAGTGCCACGCCAATGGAGAGCAAATCGACGGACCGGAAGATCAGATTCGCAAAGAATGGAACAAACATTATGCTGATCGCCATGAATGGGCTAATCTTGTCAGTATAAAATGCTCTTCGACCATCATGGCCCGTCCGGATCACCCTGTTCGCTGTCTTTCCTTTAAAACAATCCGTCAACGGGGAAAGGGGCACAGCGCCGGCTTATCCTACAGCCTAACGCTTGAATTTGACAATCCTGTGTCTGGTCCGCTGGCCTTTGGTTACGGCAATCACTATGGGTTGGGGATGTTTGTGCCTGATCTGGGTTAA
- the cas7g gene encoding type I-G CRISPR-associated RAMP protein Csb1/Cas7g, with translation MERLFTALGKSSRILMRAPLKPVQGNRFQPTGFPELGAATYRMPNGESMLLVESPQSVANRLEKVCWDDAALDVAESLRGMPYVRIEMNGAYLGSSLTEAHRLNSPYILKSKDTSFHDQLVKAVQDAQKDGRSTQKMAAFLFSVDPNSLIHGIFLANIKEKGSLFRFPRLLSGFIEATKVLPVESGGVKIDRIEPSANTKEGFGNVLYPRTEYTAESITAFFNIDLVLLRSYGLGERSEQFLISLAVWKIYKFINDGLHLRTACDLTPVNENNELELDKPADCDLPAFHAVDAFIRKQIPNIENFVSPPVTVVNFIPPSNWKKDNSANSVAGDSESIETAGE, from the coding sequence ATGGAAAGGTTATTTACCGCCCTTGGTAAATCTTCACGAATCCTTATGCGCGCGCCATTAAAGCCGGTACAGGGAAACCGTTTTCAGCCCACCGGGTTCCCTGAATTAGGTGCGGCAACCTATCGGATGCCCAATGGCGAAAGCATGCTGCTGGTTGAATCCCCTCAATCGGTAGCAAACCGCCTCGAAAAAGTCTGTTGGGACGACGCTGCATTGGACGTTGCCGAATCGCTGCGTGGGATGCCCTATGTCCGCATTGAAATGAACGGCGCTTATCTGGGCAGTTCATTGACGGAGGCGCATCGGCTGAATTCCCCTTACATCCTGAAAAGCAAAGACACGAGCTTCCATGATCAACTCGTCAAGGCGGTTCAAGATGCCCAAAAAGATGGCCGAAGCACACAGAAAATGGCTGCCTTCTTGTTCAGTGTCGATCCTAACTCGCTGATCCACGGAATTTTTCTGGCAAATATCAAGGAAAAAGGCAGTCTCTTTCGGTTTCCTCGGCTGTTATCCGGATTTATCGAAGCGACGAAGGTCTTACCCGTTGAAAGCGGCGGCGTAAAAATCGATCGGATTGAACCGAGCGCCAACACAAAAGAAGGATTCGGCAACGTCTTATATCCTCGCACAGAGTATACTGCCGAATCGATCACGGCCTTTTTCAATATTGATCTTGTCCTGTTGCGTTCCTACGGTCTCGGTGAAAGATCTGAACAGTTTTTGATTTCATTGGCGGTTTGGAAAATCTATAAGTTCATCAACGATGGCTTGCATCTGAGAACCGCCTGTGACTTGACGCCGGTAAACGAGAACAACGAACTGGAGTTGGACAAGCCCGCCGATTGCGACTTGCCAGCTTTTCATGCGGTTGACGCTTTCATCCGTAAACAGATCCCCAACATAGAGAACTTTGTGTCGCCCCCAGTGACCGTTGTCAACTTCATTCCACCCTCCAACTGGAAGAAGGACAACAGCGCCAACAGCGTAGCGGGCGATTCGGAATCCATTGAAACTGCCGGAGAATAA
- a CDS encoding ferritin, giving the protein MFSQKLQDELNEQLKHELFSAHLYLAMAAYSADQDLNGFENFFKVQAEEERFHAMKFFDFINEMGGRAVLKGLDEPQNEYASILDAFEKSYEHERFVTKRIYTLMDLATDEREHATISFLRWFIDEQVEEEALFSGVIKKLRFVNNNPSGLFMLDAEMANRTFTPPAGEA; this is encoded by the coding sequence ATGTTCTCGCAAAAACTACAAGATGAATTAAATGAACAACTAAAGCACGAACTGTTTTCGGCCCACCTTTACCTCGCCATGGCTGCCTACAGCGCCGATCAGGACCTGAACGGCTTTGAAAACTTCTTCAAGGTCCAGGCCGAAGAGGAACGATTCCATGCCATGAAGTTCTTCGACTTCATCAACGAAATGGGCGGGAGGGCGGTGCTCAAAGGTCTTGATGAGCCGCAGAACGAGTACGCCTCGATCCTGGACGCCTTTGAAAAGAGCTATGAACATGAGCGGTTTGTGACAAAACGGATCTACACCCTGATGGACCTGGCCACCGATGAGCGTGAACACGCCACCATCAGCTTTCTCCGCTGGTTCATCGATGAACAGGTGGAGGAGGAGGCACTGTTCTCAGGTGTAATCAAAAAGCTCCGCTTCGTCAACAACAACCCGAGCGGACTGTTCATGCTTGACGCGGAGATGGCGAACCGGACCTTCACGCCGCCGGCGGGAGAAGCATAG